A portion of the Hydractinia symbiolongicarpus strain clone_291-10 chromosome 10, HSymV2.1, whole genome shotgun sequence genome contains these proteins:
- the LOC130612524 gene encoding solute carrier family 35 member G1-like, which produces MDSKHCEHRNNELDILIHPLVAYLLAALSGVMFTISNFLVQVTIDQNPSTKIPTLEIVFARVAVQLVVIAPVMVIRRTSVLVEKKDLCSLICMGLAGYFNIVFTYLSLDKIPISDTLVITFTSPFFCAIFSQVILKERCRWFDIACGCVSFIGVLIVARPNFLFGSNLSPKTVLFQSRKLPRSKYEFVYLLGVFYALLGGTCLALYFVLTRKFANKNSQFLTIFFPSLFGTLLSPFIMVIQQHKFVFPSSMVSQISIVSVGLTSLVALCFLTLSLRLENATTVNLIRNVDVLYAFLLQYFAMGIKPTIWNITGGILIVVATTVMTLKRWFSNTSYKPIPQADTVDENEN; this is translated from the coding sequence ATGGATTCGAAACATTGTGAACATAGAAACAACGAACTCGATATTCTCATTCATCCGCTTGTCGCTTATCTTTTGGCCGCCCTATCAGGTGTTATGTTCACAATAAGTAACTTTTTAGTTCAAGTTACTATTGATCAAAATCCTTCAACGAAAATACCAACATTAGAAATTGTTTTTGCTCGAGTAGCGGTGCAATTAGTTGTGATTGCTCCTGTAATGGTCATACGTAGAACAAGTGTGTTGGTTGAGAAAAAAGATCTCTGTTCCTTAATATGCATGGGCTTGGCAGGTTATTTTAACATTGTATTTACTTACCTTTCATTGGATAAGATTCCAATATCAGATACTTTAGTAATAACATTCACCAGTCCATTTTTTTGTGCAATCTTTTCGCAAGTCATATTAAAAGAACGATGCCGCTGGTTTGATATAGCTTGTGGTTGCGTGAGCTTTATCGGTGTTCTCATTGTGGCAAGGCcgaattttctttttggaagtAATCTATCACCAAAAACGGTTTTATTTCAAAGTAGAAAATTACCAAGGAGCAAATATGAATTTGTTTATCTTTTGGGAGTTTTCTACGCACTTCTTGGTGGGACGTGTTTGGcattgtattttgttttaacaaGAAAGTTCGCTAATAAAAATTCACAATTTCTTACGATATTTTTTCCAAGTTTGTTTGGGACTTTACTATCACCTTTTATTATGGTGATACAACAGCACAAATTTGTATTCCCTTCTTCAATGGTGTCTCAAATCAGCATCGTATCTGTTGGGTTGACCAGTTTAGTGGCGTTATGCTTTTTGACTTTATCCTTGAGATTGGAGAATGCAACTACAGTCAACTTGATTCGAAATGTTGATGTTTTGTACGCATTTTTGTTGCAATATTTTGCTATGGGAATCAAACCAACAATATGGAACATTACAGGAGGTATCTTGATTGTTGTTGCTACAACTGTAATGACTTTGAAACGTTGGTTTTCAAATACTTCTTATAAACCTATACCGCAAGCTGATACAGTTGACGAGAAcgaaaattaa
- the LOC130612250 gene encoding synaptotagmin-1-like, giving the protein MGGIFNNSVTFLVVIGCACALCVFLMLCVCLFCIRKKNAKTSKGKSVKDKKETVEMDSLLFVYDTNVERQQSPTRYPASCPVSPSESELSIKKSSSHLDLTQPRYSQDGGAYRRNSMDPSDLDLRLYQDEEEVSSPYIGLGKLSLSLSYNKTNEKLSVYIGKGLNIQAKHTNSSPSPYLKVCLLPDKKRRMHSKTRKGEHPVFNEEFIFSVPQAELAKRILRIAICDFDRFSRQTVLGYVVVGLQDEMEKLLQGNDAVEVWKDLSDNDALPGLCKGELLFSLSYLPTAGRITIAVVKAKDLNIHRDSGVAVKVNLVLNGKVAKSKKTSVHKLDIAAPTFNESFVYEISGDLLDRASFILIVYAYNSNGKRVIGKANTGPYMYSTGTGLTHWNDMLLQPRRTISHWHTLM; this is encoded by the exons ATGGGTGGAATTTTTAATA attcTGTGACATTTCTGGTGGTGATTGGCTGCGCATGCGCACTTTGTGTTTTTTTGATGTTGTGTGTATGTCTCttttgtatcagaaaaaaaaatgctaaaacttCAAAAGGAAAAAGTGTCAAGGATAAAAAAGAAACTGTTGAGATGGACAGCTTGTTGTTTGTATACGACACGAACGTCGAGAGACAACAGTCCCCAACTCGTTATCCAGCATCTTGCCCTGTTAGTCCCAGTGAAAGTGAACttagtattaaaaaatcgtccagTCACTTAGACCTAACACAACCAAGATACAGCCAAGATGGTGGAGCGTATCGTAGAAATTCTATGGATCCAAGTGATCTGGATTTAAGGTTGTATCAAGATGAAGAAGAAGTCAGCTCACCTTATATCGGTCTTGGGAAATTGTCACTATCGTTATCGTACAACAAGACAAATGAAAAGCTCAGTGTATATATAGGCAAGGGGTTGAATATACAAGCTAAACATACAAACTCGTCACCAAGCCCTTATTTAAAAGTATGCTTACTACCAGATAAGAAGAGAAGAATGCACTCGAAAACACGCAAAGGTGAACATCCAGTTTTCAatgaagaatttattttttctgtaccgCAGGCCGAACTGGCCAAACGTATCTTGAGAATTGCAATTTGTGATTTTGACCGGTTTTCACGACAAACCGTGTTAGGTTATGTAGTTGTTGGCTTGCAAGATGAAATGGAAAAGCTCTTACAGGGCAATGATGCAGTCGAGGTTTGGAAAGATTTGTCGGATAACGACGCACTG CCTGGACTCTGCAAAGGAGAGCTATTGTTCTCCCTCTCCTATCTTCCAACAGCAGGCAGAATAACAATTGCAGTTGTTAAAGCCAAAGATTTAAATATTCACAGAGACTCAG GAGTCGCTGTGAAGGTTAACCTTGTGTTAAATGGAAAAGTTGCAAAGAGCAAGAAAACATCAGTTCATAAGTTAGACATCGCTGCACCGACATTCAACGAATCTTTTGTTTACGAAATATCCGGCGATCTTTTGGATCGCGCAAGTTTCATTCTTATTGTTTACGCCTATAATAGTAACGGAAAAAGAGTAATTGGTAAAGCGAACACCGGACCTTACATGTACTCTACCGGTACAGGGTTGACGCACTGGAATGATATGTTGCTACAACCTAGACGAACTATATCTCATTGGCATACATTAATGTGA